Below is a genomic region from bacterium.
GGGGGCCCGCGACGTCCTCCGCATCGGCTCGGAGGGCTTCGGCGCGCTGATGGCCTCGCTGGGCGTCGGCTCCGTGTGCGCGGGGCTGGTGCTCGCCTTCCGGCGGCGCGTCGATCCCATCCGCACGATGCTCGTGGGCGCCGGCGGCCTCGCGCTCGCCGACATCGCCCTTGCGCTCTCGCCGCGCGCCAACTTCACGCCCCTCGCCTTCGTGCTGCTCTTCGGCGCCGGTTTCGCGGCCGTCTCGCTGACGGCGACCGCCAACACGGCCATCCAGTCTCGGGTCCCCGACGCGCTGCGCGGCCGAGTGATGAGCGTCTACCTCACCGCCTTCGCGGCCTCGGTGCCGCTGGGCGGGCTCTTCGCCGGGGCGCTGGCCCGCGCCTGGGGCGCGCCCTTCGCCCTCGCCACCGGCGGCCTGCTCTCGGGGCTGGCGCTGCTCCTCGCCCTCTGGCGTTTGCGCCCGGCGGCCCTGGCCGGCTAGCTGGCGGCTTGCACCCTATACGCCTGTCGAGTATTCTTCCCGGCACCCTCCACGGCGGAACGGCCCATGTCCCAGCGCGACGACGACTCCCTGCGCGAGGTGCTCGAGGCGCTCACCCGCCTGCGCCTCAGCCACGACCGCCTGCGCGGCGAGCGCGCGCCCGGCGATGCGGCCGAGCGCCGCCCGCTGGCGCCGGCGGATGAGCCCGTCGACTTCTCCGACTTGCCCTGGATCGACGAGGCCGGCGCCGAGGCCAGCCTGGAAGCGCTGGTCGGCGCGACGGTCGGCCGCCACGCCGATGCCCAGGGACAGGTCGGCGAGTACCTGCGCCGCGAGGTCGAGGTCGAGACGCGCCTGCCGCATCTGCGCGGCCTGGGCGAGGCCCTGCGCGAGGCCCTGCCCGAGGCCGCCGGGCTCGCCGGCCTCGTCCAGGACGCCGACCTGCTCGCCGAGGCGCGCGCCGAGGACCTGCTCTTCCTCGACCTCGAGACGACCGGCCTGCACCGCGGCATCGTCGTGCTGCTTGGCTTCATGCGCCTGGGGCCGGGCGAGAAGCCGCTCACCTGCACGCAGCTTTTCCCGCGCGGCTATGCGGAGGAGGCGCCGCTGCTCGGGGAGTTCATCGCCCACCTGCGCCGGCACCCGCTGCTCGTCACCTTCAACGGCCGCGGCTTCGACGCGCCCTTCCTCGAGAGCCGCCTGCGCTTCCACGGCTGGTTCGAGCCCCTCGGCTACGCGCACGTGGACCTGCTCCACCTCGCGCGCCGCCTCTGGCAGGGCCGCCTGCCCGACTTCCGCCTGCAGACCCTCGAGCGGCGCCTCTTCGGTCGCCGCCGGCTGGCCGATCTGCCGGGCAGCGAGGTGCCGCGCATCTGGGAGGACTACGAAAGGAGCGGCGAGCTGCGCCACCTGCCGGGCATCTGGGAGCACAACCTGCGGGACATCGCCACGCTGGCCGAGCTGCTCGTGCGCGCGGTGCGCGAGCTGCCGCTCGTCGACGGCGAGCGGCCGGACGGCGAGGCGCCCGACGCCGAGGCTTCCGCGCGCGGCGCTCGCTGATCGAAAGGTCCTTGGCAAGCCCGCGCCGCTCGTGCAGTCTGGCGGGGCATTCGGTCTCGAACGCAGCGCGGAGGTGGATCATGCGGCAGCGCCTCGTGTCACTGCTCCTGCTCGCGGCACTCGCGGCGCCCCTCCCGGCCGGGGCCGGCGACGCTGGCGCGACCTATCGCTTCCTCGAGGAGCTCTACAACCGCTTCGACCGCGCGCTGCAGCCCTACCTGATCAGCGAGTTCGAGCAATACCTGGCCGTCTACCCGGCCGGTGCGCGCGCCGATCGCGCCCTCTACCTGCTCGGCCGCACTTACGAGGACGCGGGCGACCGGCACGCAGCGCTCGCCGCCTACGCGAAGCTGCTCTACCTGTACCCGACGAGCGACGAGCGCGCCGCGGCGCTGGACGCCCTGCGCGCCATCCTCGGCCGCGAGAAGTTCTACATCGACCAGCGAGGCCGCCTGGAAGCCCTGCTGCGCGAGGCGGACGGCTCCGGCAGCCGCGCGGACCGCCACTACGCCTACCTCAGCTTCCTCAGCAAGCTCGACGCGACGCGCCTGCACGAGCGCCTGCTCGCCGAGTGCACGGCCTTCAAGCGCGACTACCCGCTCGACGCGCGCCTGCCGCACCTCGACCTCTGGATCGCCGTCTCCTGGGCGAACAAGGGCGGCAGCCTCGAATCGGCCCAGGCCTTCCGCAAGTTCGAGGCGCTCTACCCGGAGGACCCCTCGCTGCCCTACGCCCGCTACACGCGCGCCGAGCTGCTCAGCCGCGAGCTGAACGGCGGCCAGCAGGCGATCTCGATCCTGCGCGGCCTGGTGGCGAGCTTCCCCGAGAGCCGCTATGCGCCGCGCGCGCTCTTCCTGCTCGGCGAGACGCAGGCGCGCCTGAAGGACTTCAAGCAGGCCATCGCCGACTACCGCCGTCTCGCCGACGAGTACGCGGCGGACGAAGCGGCGCCGGCCGCCCTGCTTGCCGTGGCCGAGATCCAGGAGCGCCAGCTCAGGGACCTGCCGGCGGCCGCCGCCACGCTGAAGGAACTGCCCGAGCGCTTCCCGGGCGAGGCGCGTGGCGTCGAGGCGCTCGAGCGCGCGGCGATGCTCGAGACGCAACGCCTGGGCGACCACCGCAGCGCCGCCGCCACCTTCGCCAGCGTGGCGGACTACTTCCCGCAGCACGAGCGAGCGGCCGAGAGCCTGCTCAAGGCCGGCAAGCTGCACGAGGAGAAGACCGGCGATCTCCAGGCCGCGCTCGCCTACTATCGCCTCGCGCTCGAGCGCTACCCGGGCGACCGCAAGGCGGGCGAGCTGGGGCGTCGCGCCGAGCGGCTGAGTCAGCGGCTCGGCGGCTGAGCCCTAGGCGCCGTAGACGCTGAAGCCCCCCCAGAAGAAAGGGTGTCCGCGCGCCTCGCGCAAAGCGCGGGCGGCGG
It encodes:
- a CDS encoding MFS transporter, with the protein product GARDVLRIGSEGFGALMASLGVGSVCAGLVLAFRRRVDPIRTMLVGAGGLALADIALALSPRANFTPLAFVLLFGAGFAAVSLTATANTAIQSRVPDALRGRVMSVYLTAFAASVPLGGLFAGALARAWGAPFALATGGLLSGLALLLALWRLRPAALAG
- a CDS encoding tetratricopeptide repeat protein, with product MRQRLVSLLLLAALAAPLPAGAGDAGATYRFLEELYNRFDRALQPYLISEFEQYLAVYPAGARADRALYLLGRTYEDAGDRHAALAAYAKLLYLYPTSDERAAALDALRAILGREKFYIDQRGRLEALLREADGSGSRADRHYAYLSFLSKLDATRLHERLLAECTAFKRDYPLDARLPHLDLWIAVSWANKGGSLESAQAFRKFEALYPEDPSLPYARYTRAELLSRELNGGQQAISILRGLVASFPESRYAPRALFLLGETQARLKDFKQAIADYRRLADEYAADEAAPAALLAVAEIQERQLRDLPAAAATLKELPERFPGEARGVEALERAAMLETQRLGDHRSAAATFASVADYFPQHERAAESLLKAGKLHEEKTGDLQAALAYYRLALERYPGDRKAGELGRRAERLSQRLGG